The genomic DNA GACTCTCTGGCTCGTCACCGTCATCGGCGCCGTGTCGTTCGTCGGGCTCGCCGTCCGGCTGCCGGCGCTGCCCGCCACCGAGTCGGTGACCCTCCGGCAGCGTGCCCAGGTCGTCACCGACCCGCGCGTCGCGTCGATCGTCGGCGTCTCGCTCCTCGCCGCCATCGCCAGCCTCGGCCTGTACACCTACTTCGTGCCCGTCATGGCGACCGGGGCCATGGGCGGCGTCGAGACCATCACCCCCTATCTCTGGGCCTGGGGCATCGGCGGTGTGGTGGGCAGTTTCCTGATCGGATCCCTCGTCGACCGTGTCCGCCGTCCCGCGACGCTGGTCGTCGGCATCCTGGCCATCCTCGTCGTGGCCCTGCTCGCCTTCCGGCTCGCGGCGTCCATCACGCCACTGCTGGCACTGCTGCCCATCGCGGTCTGGGGTGCGGTCGGCTGGGCCCTTCAGGTGCCGCAGCAGAGCGACCTGCTCGCCGCCCGCAGCGAACGCGGCGGTCCTGTCGCCGTCGCGCTCAACGAATCGGCGCTCTACCTCGGCAGCGCCATCGGTTCGGGCCTCGGTGGCGTGGCCTTCGCCTTCGGCTGGAGCGGATCGGTCCTCCCCCTCTGGGCCGCGGGCTTCGCCGCCGCCGCGCTGCTCCTCCAGCTCACGGCGGTCCGCGCCGCCGCCGTGAAACACCCCGTCCCCGCCACCGCCGCCGCCCCGGCCGCGGTCTCCGAACGGCCGTGACGACAGCGGGACCTCGGTAGCGGGGTCAGGTCACTATGTCGCGGCGTCGCAGCGCCACCAGCCCCGCCGCGACCACGGCCGCCGCGACCGCGGTCAGCAGCAGCACCGGGGTCCAGGCCATCTCCCCGCCCGGCAGCTTCGGCAGATGGCTGAACGGGGAGAGGTTCGTCGCCGCCCGGGGCAGGTCCACCGCCGGGCCGATCCAGCCGATCGCCAGGCAGATCCCGGCGACGCCCCACGAGGCCGATGCCAGCTTCGGCGCGGCCCCGTGGAGCAGGACCGCGAGACCGCCGAGCAGCCAGATCGCGGGCAGCTGGACCAGGGCCGCGCCGAGGATCTCCGGCAGCCGGTGGCCGTAGCCGAGGGCCAGGCCGAGGCCTCCGACCGCCATGATGAGCGCGGCCCCGCCGAAGGCGATGACCAGGTGTCCGGCGGCCCAGGCGATACGTCCCACGCCGCCCGCGAGAACGGGTTCGGCGCGCTGGGCGCTCTCCTCGCCGTGCAGCCGGAGCACCGAGGAGACGATGTAGAGCGCGGCCACCATCCCGAGCATCCCGGTCATCGCCGCCAGGAAGGCGTCGGTCAGCCCGGACTGGCCGCCCATCCGCTCGAAGATCTGCCGCGTCTTCTCGTTGTCGCCGACCAGGTCCGCCGCGCCGGCGGTCAGCCCGCCGAAGATCACGCCGACCGCGGCGAAGGAGAGTGTCCAGCCGGCCAGCGAACCGCGCTGGAGCCGCAGTGCCAGACCGGACGCCGTGGCGATCCGCCCGGTGGCCGGACCGGGGCGCGTCGGCAGGAAGCTCATGCCCACATCGCGCCGGCCCGCCAGCGTGTACGCCAGGGCGGCCTGCGCCCCGATCGCAGCGGCCAGGACCAGCAGGACCCACCAGCGCTCGTCGGCGTAGGCGCGGACGTTCTCCGCCCAGCCGATGGGGGAGAGCCAGGTCAGCACGGAGGAGCCGTCGCCCGTGGCCGAGTCGCCGGCCGCCTTCAGGACGAACGCGGCCCCGATCGCCGCCGCCGTGAGCCCCTTCGCCGGCCGCGCGCTCTCGGTGAACTGGGCGGCGACGCCGGCCGTGCAGGCGAAGAGCACACCGGTGCCGGACACCGACAGGGCCAGGGCCACCGCACCCGCGCCGCCCACACCCGCCCCCGCCAGCGCGCCGACGATCACCAGGGCCAGCGCGGCGTTGGCGATCACGGCGGCCAGCAGAGCGGCGGTCAGCGGCGCGCGCCGCCCCACCATGGCGGAGGAGAGCATCTCCTGGCGGCCGGTCTCCTCCTCCTCACGGGTGTGCCGGATCACGATGATCAGGCTCATCACGGCGGCCAGCGCGGCCCCGAAGCCGACCATGCGCCAGGTGACGAGCCCGCCGAGCGAGTCGTCGAAGATCGGCCCGTACAGCGCGCGGAACGAGCTGTTGCCGCTCATCGAGGCGGCCATTTCGGCGCGCTGGGCGGCCGTCCCGTACAGCGAGGAGAAGGAGGTGGCCACGGAGGAGAAGGACGCTCCGAGCGCCAGCACCCAGACCGGCATCATCAGCCGGTCGCGGCGCAGGGCGAGCCGCAGCAGGGCCCCGGTCCCGGCGAGCGGGCCGTGGCGGGGCGCCGGACGCGGCACGGCGGCGGGGACGGTCGTGAGGGCGGTCATCGCGCCGTCACCCCCTCGGGCGCCTCGTCCGCCGCGTAATGCCGCAGGAACAGCTCCTCCAGCGTGGGCGGGGTGCTGGTCAGTGAGCGGACCCCGGAGGCGGTGAGCGAGA from Streptomyces sp. NBC_00654 includes the following:
- a CDS encoding MFS transporter, translated to MKLVYLLGLGAFALGLDAYVTAGLLPSIADDFDSSVSATGQMVTAFTLAYAIASPIFATLLSASRVRAGLLASLAVFALANAASAVSTSLTFLLVTRAFAGVGAGLYLALAAAAAASLVDRERRGRALAVIMGGMSSGTVLGVPAGVYIAEHTSWRATLWLVTVIGAVSFVGLAVRLPALPATESVTLRQRAQVVTDPRVASIVGVSLLAAIASLGLYTYFVPVMATGAMGGVETITPYLWAWGIGGVVGSFLIGSLVDRVRRPATLVVGILAILVVALLAFRLAASITPLLALLPIAVWGAVGWALQVPQQSDLLAARSERGGPVAVALNESALYLGSAIGSGLGGVAFAFGWSGSVLPLWAAGFAAAALLLQLTAVRAAAVKHPVPATAAAPAAVSERP
- a CDS encoding ABC transporter permease → MTALTTVPAAVPRPAPRHGPLAGTGALLRLALRRDRLMMPVWVLALGASFSSVATSFSSLYGTAAQRAEMAASMSGNSSFRALYGPIFDDSLGGLVTWRMVGFGAALAAVMSLIIVIRHTREEEETGRQEMLSSAMVGRRAPLTAALLAAVIANAALALVIVGALAGAGVGGAGAVALALSVSGTGVLFACTAGVAAQFTESARPAKGLTAAAIGAAFVLKAAGDSATGDGSSVLTWLSPIGWAENVRAYADERWWVLLVLAAAIGAQAALAYTLAGRRDVGMSFLPTRPGPATGRIATASGLALRLQRGSLAGWTLSFAAVGVIFGGLTAGAADLVGDNEKTRQIFERMGGQSGLTDAFLAAMTGMLGMVAALYIVSSVLRLHGEESAQRAEPVLAGGVGRIAWAAGHLVIAFGGAALIMAVGGLGLALGYGHRLPEILGAALVQLPAIWLLGGLAVLLHGAAPKLASASWGVAGICLAIGWIGPAVDLPRAATNLSPFSHLPKLPGGEMAWTPVLLLTAVAAAVVAAGLVALRRRDIVT